The following DNA comes from Sander lucioperca isolate FBNREF2018 chromosome 2, SLUC_FBN_1.2, whole genome shotgun sequence.
agaaaaggagcagGTCGAAGCATCTAAATATTAACACAAAGCTAATTTTTCTTTCAGCCCTGGAAATCAGGCAGTCGCCAAGGTAAACAAGGTCCAGCGTTCCACCAGCTTTGGTGTACCCAACGCAAACTCCATCAAGCAGATGCTACTCGACTGGTGCCGTGCCAAGACCCGCTCGTATGAGGTGAGCCAACCTGCCATGGCAACCCATTGTGTGTTTAGTGCTCATCTGTAATGTCAGCCAGTGAAGCTGTAGCTGAACCTGATGATTAAGACAAGATAGGCTGAGATAATATTTTCCTACTTTTGGAATCTTTCCATCACTTATTTGGAATTTGTCTTCTCCCTCAGCATGTGGATATTCAGAATTTTTCATCCAGCTGGAGTAACGGCATGGCATTTTGTGCCCTGGTGCACAATTTTTTCCCTGAATCCTTTGACTACGACTCCCTGAGCCCCAGCAACCGCAGGCAAAACTTTGAGGTGGCCTTCAGCACTGCAGAGTGagtacacataaaaaaaaaaaaaaacacgtttgtCCCAGTAACATGTCCACTAACCACATcagttctgttgttgttgttacgtTTTGACTGTAAGTGAGAGCTTTGTTGGAGAAACCACATCCACTGCAGTGAGCCTTCATTTTTCTTACGCTTGGAAGAAAAAATTGAAGAATATGAGGAGCAGAAGAAGCTACTGCAGGCTTAGCTTTCCTTAAAGATAGAAACATTATCTTCCAACCAAGGCTGCCGTGGAGTGAATACAcaatgaaaatcaaacaatcaaagccattttttcaaacaaacatttctctttctttgcATCATACAGGTTTTTCACACCCACCTCTCGTTTCTCTGTAAAATCCCAATCTAGCTTTTATTCAGTTTTGCCAACATCTAACTGAGCCTGAAGTACAGAGACGGACGGAGAACACGTGGAAGCTCCACTGATGTCCCAGTGTTAATTTTCCTGTCTCTCCCAGGTGTCTTGAACCACCTCAAGGCTACTACTCTAATTACTCCACCTCTAAACCTCCACTCTCCATCTGTCCTCTACTATGAGTAACTGCTGTGACACCCTCCATCTCCTCTAAACCAGAGACCCATGAGCAAACCCTTCCCAAACAACCACCAGGTTAAAACAACAAATGGACAAGCTCTCAGCTATGCCCCCAacatttcctctccttttacTCCTAAtatctctcctctccctttctcGTCCCTCTTACATCACACCATTCTGACTTGTAATGCCCCTCCACCcacctttttgtgtgtgtgtgtgtatgtgtgctctCACATGCTCCCAGTAGCATATTGTCCATGCTGATATGATGTACTATTCGTGCTCTCAACACCGGACTGTTACCCAACCACAGCCCCCGCATTTCCACCTTTGTGTTGCACTATCACTCACTTCCCTGGGCACTCCTGACCCTCCCAGCAGTTTGCTGTTATCTGGAatctcaacacacacactctcacacacactccatccTGTGCACCAGTGTGTTGTTTTTAGAGTCACCatatggttgtttttgtttagtttttttgcagaatccttgttgtttttttcatcgtGTCTTATGTTTCTGAAATGGTCAAAAgtttcacagaaaaaaacaacaacaaacaaaaaggcTAAATGAGCATCACCTGACGCTCATTTGACGTTTTGTTttgtcttatgtgtgtgtgtgtttgccacaTAATGTACGTATCATGATGTTCATGAAGCATGTCAACTCATGGATATAATTGTGAACACAGAGAATGTAATGTTATTGTTTCTTTTTGTGtcatttctctctccctctgtctcttcacCCTGAATCTTTTTCGTTTTTGGCTGCTCACTGCTTTATCTGTCCCCCCCCCAACCTTCCTCTCTTTCCCACACTTTGTCCACTATCTCTGTCCtgttcctcctctcttcttcttaTCTGTACTTctcccttctcctccttctcttctttgTTTCTATCTGTTTGGGTCTGCCTTTCCTTCCTGTCCTCgtcctctcccccccccctgctgGGTGCGGGCACAGGAAACTAGTGGACTGTCCCCAGCTGTTGGATGTGGACGACATGGTGAAGATGCGCGAGCCGGATTGGAAGTGTGTGTATACGTACCTGCAGGAGTTCTACAGAGGTCTGGTGACGAAGGGCCTGGTTAAAACCAAAAACTCCTCCTAGAGTCGCACCCCACCTAAAACTGAACCCATGGTGAGAGAGGGGGCAAACCTACGAAAGAACCTTACTTTGGTTCTGAGAGACGGGATGGAGGGAGTGTGTATGAGTAGGTGTGACTGCATGTTTTAAGCAGCTGTTAGGATTTAAATCAACCGTGGCTGTTCAGAAAACTCCTTAATTGGACACTTTTGGATATTTGATCATTCATGTTAATCTGAAGCTACTGAGGTCCAAAGTACCatacatggtgtgtgtgtgtgtgtgtgtgtgtgtgtgtgtgtccatgtgtgcatTTCTGCATAGTCAGACTATGGCCCAGGCAGAGAGCCAGGACCATCTGCAGCTCAACACTTTAAAAGGAACTGCTGTATCACAATGTTTCAAACAGAGAAGTTAAGAAACAAAGCAGAGAACGGAAAGGCTTTGTTGTCTCCTGACTTTTTATGTCTACAGTTCCTTAAAAAACATAACCGATTTTATGTAGTTGACATTTATTTTCTCATGTGAGAGATTTACCCTTGTGCTTTTCCTCTTACTTTGTTTGTTTGGGATGTCTGAGGGTTTACAGTAAATGGAGATATAATGCCGCCCTGTGGTCACTCCCTGCATAGCTCACATGTGAGGTCTTTGTTCCTTAAAATGGTTTATTGAAATGCGCTGCATTACTGAAGTTTATTTATAGAGAACTTTTAAAGGGTTTTCCACACTGTGCTTTagagaaaacagagacaaaaaaggatataaaaaaaaagaataagtagAGCATAACCACAACAAGgaggggtttgtgtgtgtgtagtttggtTAATGATCACGagattaaatatgaatatacatGACTGAACATCTGAAGAGAATATCCTCCCCTCTGCTCCATCTCAGGTCCTCTACCATCCTGTCTGttcatcctcctctttctcATACACACTCTCTTGTATGCTGTTCCTCAGGAGCTACGCCAACTGCATGCCTTTGCTGGAAGTGGAGGACATGATGATCATGGGTAATAAACCTGACTCCAAATGCGTCTTCACCTACGTACAGTCTCTGGTCAACCACCTGCGCAGATACGAGATGTCCATGGGTCGGCcctgtgacctctgacctgtgCTCAGTGAGGGTTCAGCCTTGACGTGGCATCACCCCTaaccccctgtgtgtgtgtgtgtgtgtgtgtgtgagagagagtgagagtttgtttgtcagtttgcttattttctttcttggcAGCGGTGATGTCTATTAATTTTTTCACGTAAAGTCCACCTTTCTCCAGCAAGAGAGCGCCAACGTTTTTTATAAGACTACCTTTTAAGCTttaaaattttactttttttgtactCAGCTTTGTACTAGGTAATATTTAACATGCAGTAACTGTGGCTCTACGCCAGTGTactgaaaaacacatcaagagagaaaagagaaatatTTTTATAGTATTTCCCCTTAAGTTATTTATACCTACATTTTTCTCTGCTACACTTCAATTTGCTAGCATTTCTGTTGGTAATtccacagaagaagaaaaatacacCTAACCATATGATGCATTCATTTCGgtacttttttaacttttaccaAACTCTTGTAGTATTTCAATTAAGTTATTAGAACAGGTATGTTCTTTCTTCATTGTTACAAGTAATCTCACTTTTCTGAATTCTACATTGCTACTGAGaacatgtttcagattatttgAACATTGTACCCCTCCTGTATCACTGTATCATCATAATATAACAGCAGAAATGCGTTGCAGTCAAACAAGCTTTTTATTCAGGTAGAAAGAAAACAGCAATGGGCGGTAGCCTACAGTTGAATTGTATCATTATTTGATGTTTCTTACTGCTTGACTGACAGCATATGTACAAACAAAAGTGTGTACAACAGTGCTGCCATCATCCCCAGCATCACTGACTTGCCCTGCcaaacacactcgcacacagctcttttagAGGGCTTCTTATTTATGCTTGAGTAGATCTTTTTGAAATATATTATTTGTCAGTGTGTACATTATGCTTTTAAAAGCTCAAGCTATCACGATGTTTTGTGAAACTAATTGGGGTCACTTTTTGAACAAGTTCATGGGCCTGATAAAAGGCCGGCTTTCTGTTTAAACGTGAGTAATCATGACTGAACATAACTGCcaattgtacattttacaacatgaagctaaggacattttttttaaacgaaGATTTGTATTCCGCTTGTAAAATTAAGATTCCTTTGAGAAGATGTTGAAAATCTGATCGTTTCAGAGCTGATTTTGATGAAAGTTATTTCTCAAAGCTCTGTTTTAGTAGATTTAGAGAAAGTATTTgacaattattattatcaccGCTGTCCACTGACATACCTGCCACGGAGCAGTGAGTTCTGTATATAAGAGCTTAAACACGTTATAATTTCATGTTTCTGTGCACAACAGTTAAATGTGAATTCAAATTAAACCAATTTGAGAAATGAGTGTGTTTGTTGGGGATTATTGCTCTGAATCATCCCATAAAACACTTAACGTTTGCTTTTTCCACACCCAATTTTTTTAGTGTCAAACATGCTTACATTCATTCATACATCTGCCAAATCTACACTTTGAAGGAAACAGACATGAGAACATAAACATTCAACACAGCAAGGCCGAGGATGAGGTTATTtctttcaaatattttattattttattcttttacaATGCTTCAACTTAAATCCTCTTGTGTGTGTTCGTCAAACCCACCAGAACATGTAGCATCAGCCTCAGGCCAGTCAGACAGTTTTCAGCCTGGGGCTTCATTCGGTTTCACAGTAGGTAGGAAGCAATCAGACACACAAGAGAACTCGAGAGAGGCGAAAATCCTGAAGACAGCTGACACATGATGGACCAATAAAATGTACACACTTCCAGTCGTGTAGAGAGTAGAAAAGCACTCACAAAGCAGCCGTTTGGGTTATTATTGCTGCAAAAAATAAGAACAAATCGCAAGAACAATATGTGCAAATTCAGACTGTGGACCTTTTAAAGGCCTTTTGCTGATGCTAAGATTGTGTCCTTGCCCAAGGGCTGATCCATGAGCTGCTGGTCTTATTTTGAAATAACAAGCATGTTTGTCATCGACTGCAATAACCAGCTGGTCGTGGAGTAGCTTTGGGGCTTAGTGGTACTGTGAGATCCCTACTTTTCTCCACTCTGACGGGTTATAGGTCAGTATGCTTGGTTTCTGCATTGGGCTCTGAGGAGGCATTCTCTGTGGCAAGATGGGAAGTGGAGGGTTTATAGGCCAGCTCGTCTTTAAACGGGCTGTCTTTGGCAGGAGAAAAGTGGAACTCCTCCGGCACCTCGTCCTCAGGTTTAGCCTTCTTGTAGAAGCCCAGCTCCCTCAGCAGCTCGTTGATCTCAGAGCGGGTCATGTCAGATAGGGCGATCCGCTGTggagcacacacacaggttgcaTTATAATTCCAGTTTAAATTTACTTTTTGGTCACTGTTAATGCTGCGTGAAAAACTGCATTACACGTGTTGCTCcgtatctgctggatgtgttaATTGGCAACGGTTTGCTAGGAAATTTGCTATAAGAGCTTTAAAAGGTGAAGTCAGATGTTGGTTTACAGCTTGGTGTGGAGTTCTGCCCCCAAGTGGACAAACGTATTAATGCAGCGAAAAATTACACCATCATgcctttatttcacatttgaaaagtgaaataaagcaaaatgtattttttttttttttaaagttgtttttaaaaataattcttAAAGCCTCTGTGTGTAGGGTATTTTAAAATTGACTGTAGTAACTGGTTTAGAAAGACCCCAACCCCTTCAATTCTACAGCTCTAACCCCTGGACTATGAGAATGAATAGGCtgaaaacaacacacaaaccCTGATTTACATCATAATTGTCACATTATATCATGTAGATGCTATAATCACATCCCAAGTCTACATATAGGGGCTTTGATATTGTGAAACAAGTAcaatgcaaatataaataagCTGCAAAACAAAGACTTACATCCAGCTCTTCATAATAGTGGTTCAGGAGGATAAGCTCAGGGTCGGCCCCAGGAATGTGCTTCATCACCAGGTTATGGCTGAGGTAGTGATGGTCAAGGATCGGCACAGAGAGAAAATGCTGGACTTTTTACAGTGTGCAAATTATAAACAACATATTTAAGAACAAGTCACAGGAGTGTACTTGAGTCAAAGGATACTAAAGAGGAATGTCCTGGACCACAAAGGCTTTGACCTGCAAACGGAGGTGGGGATTAATGTTTTTCACTCAAAGCTTGTTTCAGTGACAGATCTGTGGGGGATTATGTGAAACTCTAGATCTACAATGTTTCTCAGTGAGCAGATTTCTTTAGGCAGGGCTTTCAGGCCTCTGGCACTGGCGCTCAGTGTGTTGTCTGTTTTGTTCCTGTTGATGGGGATAACTTACCTCTCTGAGCCTGTTCAGCTGTCATCCACCACAAGTCTGGAAAGAGACAGAACATCAGATACAGGAAAATTAAACAAGCAGCTCTCATACTTTTGAAATGAGACATCACCTAAATTAGGAATACGATAAATGACATATTCAGCCACTGAAATGTGTCATTATGCATATCTTCCTTGTGGAGCTGCAATTGTTTGGGTTAGCTTCCTTGTTCAAAAACACTTAAGTAAGTCTCTCTAATGTTCTGGTATCACTGCAGCGTTGCATCCTTTGAGAGCACAGATTTAGATTAGGCTTCTGGGATGGATGCCTAACCCATTTTTGTAGAAATCCGAGCCGCAGGTATTGAGTAGCAGGTGTGACTAACATAACAATAGCAACAGATAACATGCTTTTCTTTTACAGTGCATGGTTTCTCATAAAAAGAAGGGTTGAGTTTCAGAAACTTTTGTGCAGGAATCAGACCTCCGGTTACGCCCTCAATCCCTTTCAGGTAAGAGAATGAGAACTGTCACTTTGTTGCCGATGTTATGGTTATTACATAAAATAGACCTACATGTTGTCTACACAGTCTGTGTAGGCTACTTAATTGGGTATAGCCTATACTGTAAACGCATGGAGATCCTTCCAGTTTACTACAGCtctattggaaaaaaaaatcactcacGCATGCGCCCATCACGGAAATATAAGGACATCCATTCACACATTTCATCAAATCTGACTGAAAATGTACTCACAGCGCGGCCGCACCTTCAAATGCAACTATCAGCCTATTCTCACGTATGAGTAGCATCTTAAGCTGCGGTGTTACTGTACCTCCACCCTCGCTTTCGCCAGCCCGTCCAGTTTCTTCAGATCCACATCGTAGGCCGAGACGCAGTGAAGTAAACTGGCCAACACGATCAGCCACATTATTTCTCCTGGTTCAGATCGTGGACCAGGACTCGCTCTGCTCCAGGACTAGTAGGCTACCTGCAGATGTCTGTAGGTACGTAACGTAACTCAgctgaagagaggaggaggaggaggaggaggagagatgaTGTGCGGATATGTCACGTCCGCATTTCTTGCCACGTCAAAGATTTCTCCCAGAGGAGAAATAGAGAGGCGTGGAGAGGGCGCTCATTGGTTATCTGCGAGATCCCATCAAGTTACAGTTAATCCCATAGATGTGATA
Coding sequences within:
- the selenom gene encoding selenoprotein M; this encodes MWLIVLASLLHCVSAYDVDLKKLDGLAKARVETCGGUQLNRLREVKAFVVQDIPLYHNLVMKHIPGADPELILLNHYYEELDRIALSDMTRSEINELLRELGFYKKAKPEDEVPEEFHFSPAKDSPFKDELAYKPSTSHLATENASSEPNAETKHTDL